A stretch of DNA from Aliarcobacter thereius LMG 24486:
GAGAAAAAATGTTTCATTGGTTAGAACAAAGACCGTTTTTCTTTGCGGTAATGGTATTTATATTTGTTGCATTTGCAGGAATTATCGAGGCAATTCCTGATTTTGCAAAGCAAAGTCGTCCAACAGTTGGGACTAAACCTTATTCAGTTTTAGAGCTTGCAGGTAGACATGTATATATAAAAGATTCATGTAATGCTTGTCACTCACAGTTAATTAGACCATTCAAAGCTGAAACTGATAGATATGGTATGTATTCTTTATCTGGAGAATATGCTTATGATAGACCATTCTTATGGGGATCAAAAAGAACAGGACCAGATTTAATGAGAGTAGGAAACTATAGAACAACTGACTGGCATGAAAACCATATGTGGGAACCTAAAGCAGTTGTACCTGGAAGTATTATGCCAGCGTATAGACACCATTTTAGTAATATTGCAGATTTAGAAACTGCATATGCGGAAGCTGTTACAATTAAAAAAGTATTTAATACACCTTATGATCAAGAAGGTATGCCAACTCTTGGAACTTGGGAAGAAGCAAAAGCTAATATGTTAGCTGAAGCTCAAGAGATTGCAAGTGGTATGAAAAATGAAAATGTAAAACAAGCTGTTGCAAATGGTGAGATTCCTGAAATTGTTGCATTAATTGCATATTTAAATTCTTTAAAATAGAGGTTTATTATGGAATATGAAACACTAATAACGATTCAAGGATATGCTAAATTCTTTTTGGTTTTGATTGTATTTATTCTTTTTTACTCTTATGCATATTCAATATACAAAAGGGATAGAAAAGGAGAGAGAGATTTTGAAAAGTATTCTAAGCTTGTACACGATGATTCTAGTGTTTCAGAACCTCTTGAAAAAAGAGAAAAAGAAAAAGATATAGGTAATAA
This window harbors:
- the ccoO gene encoding cytochrome-c oxidase, cbb3-type subunit II encodes the protein MFHWLEQRPFFFAVMVFIFVAFAGIIEAIPDFAKQSRPTVGTKPYSVLELAGRHVYIKDSCNACHSQLIRPFKAETDRYGMYSLSGEYAYDRPFLWGSKRTGPDLMRVGNYRTTDWHENHMWEPKAVVPGSIMPAYRHHFSNIADLETAYAEAVTIKKVFNTPYDQEGMPTLGTWEEAKANMLAEAQEIASGMKNENVKQAVANGEIPEIVALIAYLNSLK
- a CDS encoding cbb3-type cytochrome oxidase subunit 3, with the translated sequence MEYETLITIQGYAKFFLVLIVFILFYSYAYSIYKRDRKGERDFEKYSKLVHDDSSVSEPLEKREKEKDIGNKEK